From one Trifolium pratense cultivar HEN17-A07 linkage group LG1, ARS_RC_1.1, whole genome shotgun sequence genomic stretch:
- the LOC123891518 gene encoding midasin-like, with protein sequence MDLEEVEDEERDTIITTSTCQHWSEPANSCNNLNCLFKRGINVGKKILVFGFVATSVPVVLPGFVVASAIGLAVSMPCAIFLVSHSCTQNLMSKLLPKPNPTQQGHGPLHLPLRLEDVCFKQDIDITHLSKEDEAERDIEMVDVNEENGILDNDYGQGVVNEEFELSNSSDASNVIQCNGSEKDSTDYFSQEEEEEEEEERSTDKLDDENPMSGGTVMEGFDESGEFKAPFEFGVTTVVLEECEDEVKEGDIEEEEMQKETKGLLEKIRDEGKNDMRGEYAKGISSETSENHQDIGGVVENMEVGQEDKQDSGTRGEMINQEDSRLCEETVKSTNDDNEDEDSVCNEVESCEPARGNLELEVDGLNDSQKPADETSEMLDGRGFQDEPIGDLLIETQVLNILVAEDSSDITDDKADTHENLKEELEPTILEKVESDDNISNLVNQETKLHEYNKRKDSLDADARKIADESELHLSEENRIDSDAYSYTIDLHEESSNVTIDVHTESMEVLVSSIELESRSSQCSSGKEIVCPSEEVLFNEENIWKQIHAIRKIIGYECTIQASCADELKALYIFTGVEPPTFVKENPFDPAEINEKLHFLMSIVGIKTNVP encoded by the exons ATGGATTTGGAAGAAGTAGAAGATGAAGAGAGGGATACTATTATTACTACTAGTACTTGTCAACACTGGTCTGAACCTGCCAATAGTTGTAACAACTTGAATTGTTTGTTCAAGAGAGGAATCAATGTAGGAAAGAAGATATTAGTTTTTGGTTTTGTAGCAACTTCTGTTCCTGTTGTTCTTCCTGGTTTTGTAGTTGCTTCTGCTATTGGCCTTGCAGTTTCAATGCCTTGTGCTATTTTCTTGGTTAGTCATAGTTGTACTCAGAATTTAATGAGTAAGTTGCTTCCTAAACCTAATCCTACTCAACAAGGACATGGTCCCCTTCATCTTCCGCTTCGACTAGAAGATGTTTGTTTTAAGCAAGATATTGATATTACACATTTAAGTAAAGAGGATGAAGCAGAGAGAGATATTGAAATGGTTGATGTTAATGAGGAAAATGGGATATTGGATAATGATTATGGACAAGGGGTTGTAAACGAGGAGTTTGAGTTGTCAAATTCGAGTGATGCTAGCAATGTCATCCAGTGCAATGGTTCTGAGAAAGATAGTACTGATTATTTCTCTCAGGAggaagaggaggaggaggaggaggaacgTTCAACGGATAAGCTTGATGATGAGAATCCAATGAGTGGAGGCACAGTTATGGAGGGTTTTGATGAAAGTGGAGAATTTAAAGCACCCTTTGAATTTGGTGTCACAACCGTTGTTTTAGAGGAATGTGAAGATGAAGTGAAAGAGGGTGATATAGAGGAAGAAGAGAtgcaaaaagaaacaaaagggCTATTAGAAAAAATTAGAGATGAGGGTAAGAATGATATGAGAGGAGAATATGCAAAAGGAATTTCTAGTGAAACAAGTGAGAATCATCAAGATATTGGTGGAGTTGTTGAAAATATGGAAGTAGGACAGGAAGACAAACAGGATTCGGGAACTCGTGGAGAAATGATAAACCAAGAAGATTCGAGACTATGCGAGGAGACGGTTAAGTCAACAAATGATGATAATGAGGATGAGGATAGTGTTTGCAATGAGGTAGAATCATGTGAACCTGCAAGAGGTAATTTAGAGTTAGAGGTTGATGGTTTGAATGATTCACAGAAGCCAGCGGATGAAACATCTGAAATGCTGGATGGTAGAGGTTTTCAAGATGAACCAATTGGTGATTTGCTCATAGAAACGCAGGTTCTTAATATTTTGGTAGCCGAGGACTCGTCTGACATTACCGATGATAAAGCTGATACACATGAAAATCTTAAAGAGGAACTAGAGCCTACCATATTAGAGAAAGTGGAATCAGATGATAACATTTCTAACCTTGTGAATCAAGAAACAAAATTGCATGaatataataaaagaaaggACTCATTAGATGCAGATGCTAGAAAAATTGCTGATGAAAGTGAGCTTCACTTGTCTGAGGAAAACAGAATAGACTCTGATGCGTACTCATATACAATTGATTTGCATGAAG AATCTTCAAATGTTACAATTGACGTGCATACAGAATCGATGGAGGTTCTTGTTTCGTCTATAGAATTGGAGTCGCGGTCATCTCAATGTTCCTCTGGAAAAGAAATTGTTTGCCCTTCTGAAGAG GTTTTATTCAATGAGGAGAACATATGGAAACAGATCCATGCCATCCGAAAAATAATAGGATATGAAtgtacaatccaagcatcatgtGCTGATGAATTGAAGGCTCTCTACATTTTCACCGGAGTTGAACCTCCGACTTTCGTCAAGGAGAACCCCTTTGACCCTGCAGAAATCAATGAAAAGCTTCACTTTCTCATGTCCATAGTCGGAATTAAGACGAATGTGCCTTAG
- the LOC123889054 gene encoding alpha-galactosidase-like codes for MAKMMVLAVLMFVVFINISSVPSSSAARLLGNNNKTNISNIGNKVKSYMLQNGLGHTPPMGWNSWNHFGCDINESLIRDTADAMVSTGLAALGYKYINLDDCWAELNRDSKGNMVPKASTFPSGIKALAHYVHRRGLKLGIYSDAGNFTCSKRMPGSLGHEIQDAKTFASWGVDYLKYDNCENNGISVRERYPPMSEALLKSGRPIFFSMCEWGWEDPATWAKSVGNSWRTTGDIEDNWNSMTTIIDANDKWASYAGPGAWNDPDMLEVGNGGMTTEEYRAHFSIWALAKAPLLVGCDIQAMDNTTYELITNSEVIAVNQDKLGVQGKKVKSNNDLEVWAGPLSKNKLAVVLWNRSSSNATVTASWSDIGLEPNTIVDARDLWEHSTQSLVSGEISVELDSHACKMYVLTRKKI; via the exons ATGGCTAAGATGATGGTGCTTGCGGTTTTAATGTTTGTTGttttcataaatatttcaaGTGTTCCATCATCTTCAGCTGCTCGGTTATTAGGGAACAATAATAAAACCAACATATCCAATATAGGAAATAAGGTTAAGAGTTATATGTTACAAAATGGACTTGGTCACACACCTCCCATGGG ATGGAATAGTTGGAACCATTTTGGCTGTGATATTAATGAAAGTTTAATCCGAGATAcag CTGATGCAATGGTGTCAACTGGTCTTGCTGCTTTGGGgtacaaatatattaatttag ATGATTGTTGGGCAGAACTTAATCGAGACTCAAag GGAAATATGGTTCCCAAGGCATCAACATTTCCTTCAGGAATCAAAGCTCTAGCTCATTATGTTCATAGGAGAGGCTTGAAGTTGGGAATTTATTCAGATGCTgg AAATTTTACTTGTAGTAAACGTATGCCTGGATCGCTTGGCCATGAAATACAAGATGCCAAAACATTTGCTTCTTGG ggAGTAGACTATTTGAAGTATGATAATTGTGAAAATAATGGTATAAGTGTTAGAGAAAG GTACCCGCCAATGAGTGAAGCCTTGTTAAAATCTGGAAGGCCAATTTTCTTCTCTATGTGTGAATG GGGATGGGAAGATCCAGCAACATGGGCAAAAAGTGTAGGAAATAGTTGGAGAACAACAGGAGATATTGAAGATAATTGGAATAG CATGACTACTATAATAGATGCAAATGACAAATGGGCATCTTATGCTGGACCAGGAGCATGgaatg ATCCTGATATGCTCGAAGTTGGAAATGGAGGCATGACTACAGAGGAATATCGTGCACATTTCAGCATTTGGGCATTAGCTAAG GCTCCTTTATTAGTTGGTTGTGATATTCAAGCAATGGATAATACAACATATGAATTGATAACCAACTCTGAAGTTATTGCAGTAAACCAAG ACAAACTTGGAGTTCAAGGAAAGAAAGTCAAAAGCAACAATGATTTAGAG GTGTGGGCAGGTCCtctaagtaaaaataaattagcaGTAGTCTTATGGAATAGAAGTTCATCAAATGCAACAGTGACTGCATCCTGGTCTGACATAGGCTTGGAACCAAACACTATAGTTGATGCAAGAGATTTATGGGAG CACTCAACACAATCATTGGTTTCGGGTGAAATCTCTGTTGAGTTAGATTCACATGCTTGTAAGATGTATGTTCTAACACGTAAAAAGATTTAA
- the LOC123921060 gene encoding protein PELOTA 1-like — protein MKIVRKDLARNGPGCVKMVPVDSDDLWYVYNLIAPGDSIMAVTFRKVLRGADNGGRDAHRFKLKLEIEVEDGVDYDKEGSVLRVRGKNILENEHVKIGAFHTLELELQRPFVIRKDVWDSYALEVLQQASDPAASADLAVVLMQEGLAHILLVGRSMTVTRSRIEASIPRKHGAAIASYEKALNKFFENVLQAFLRHIDFNVVRCAVIASPGFTKDQFHRHLFLEAERRQLRPIIENKSRIILAHTSSGYKHSLKEVLDAPNVMSMIKDTKAAQEVRILKEFYDMLSNDSSRACYGAKHVEVAHERLAVQMLLIADSLFRNADIPKRKKYVNLVNSVKDSGGSVHVFSSMHASGEQLEQISGIAAILRFPLPDLEDIEM, from the exons ATGAAAATCGTTCGTAAAGACTTGGCGCGCAATGGCCCTGGATGCGTTAAG ATGGTGCCAGTGGATTCAGATGATTTATGGTATGTATATAACTTGATAGCTCCTGGTGATTCAATCATGGCAGTTACTTTCAGGAAGGTTCTTAGAGGAGCTGATAATGGTGGAAGAGATGCTCATCGTTTTAAACTTAAATTGGAAATTGAAGTTGAAGAT GGTGTGGATTATGATAAAGAAGGTTCAGTTTTGCGTGTTCGAGGGAAGAACATTCTAGAGAACGAACATGTCAag ATAGGAGCATTCCATACTTTAGAACTTGAGTTACAGCGACCTTTTGTGATCAGGAAG GATGTCTGGGATTCATATGCTTTAGAGGTACTCCAGCAGGCCTCTG ATCCTGCTGCAAGTGCTGATCTAGCCGTGGTGTTAATGCAAGAAGGATTAGCCCATATCCTCCTTGTTGGTAGAAG TATGACTGTTACTCGTTCACGGATAGAAGCTTCAATTCCTCGCAAGCATGGGGCTGCAATTGCTAGTTATGAGAAA GCTTTGAATAAGTTCTTTGAGAATGTTTTGCAG GCATTCTTGAGACATATAGATTTCAACGTGGTTCGTTGTGCTGTAATTGCAAGTCCTGGATTTACAAAA GATCAGTTTCATCGTCACTTATTTTTGGAGGCAGAAAGAAGACAGCTGCGACCTATTATTGAAAACAAATCACGCATCATTCTCGCACACACAAGCTCAGGATACAA GCATAGCTTAAAAGAGGTTCTGGATGCTCCAAATGTTATGAGTATGATAAAAGATACTAAGGCAGCACAAGAG GTTCGAATTCTGAAGGAGTTTTACGACATGCTATCAAAT GATTCATCACGTGCTTGTTATGGAGCAAAACATGTTGAGGTTGCCCATGAACGTCTAGCTGTGCAAATGCTTCTCATTGCAGATTCTCTTTTCAG GAATGCAGATATACCAAAGAGGAAAAAGTATGTTAACTTGGTTAATTCAGTTAAGGATTCTGGAGGTTCTGTTCATGTATTTTCATCCATGCATGCCTCTGGAGAAC AACTAGAGCAGATAAGTGGCATTGCTGCAATTCTTCGGTTTCCTCTCCCCGATCTTGAAGACATTGAGATGTAA